In Halobacillus amylolyticus, the following proteins share a genomic window:
- the mutL gene encoding DNA mismatch repair endonuclease MutL → MARIQLMPDHLANKIAAGEVVERPASVVKELVENSIDAGSTWVNIELLEAGLQQIRITDNGYGMDQEDTEKAFHRHATSKIKDENDLFHVRTLGFRGEALASIAAVSRLTVQTSTGEKAGTKIKFEGGKVIEESKSDARQGTDLFVEELFFNTPARLKYMKTIHTELGHITDVLNRMALAHPDVKFTCTHNDKELFRTNGRGDLLQVIAKIYGMNVAKNMVPIEAETLDFKVTGYIAKPEVYRASRNYISTIINDRYIRNIALNKAIQQGYHTLLPIGKSPIVVLKVEMDPILVDVNVHPAKLEARFSKEKELYEIVETTIRETFRKQTLIPKVEQKKEKNPPIPSNEQGSFDLYQAQPENRPPATATSANPTTEASSFVDQQHSVVKEMQAQPEPRMEELETEASYAEEKQEDKKRVPTMYPIGQLHGTYILAQNEEGMYIVDQHAAQERIKYEFFRDQIGEVVQEVQELLVPLTFEFQKQEALRIEEYKEELERVGLFFETFGDNSYIIRSHPQWFPQGFEEEVIQEMVEQLMSDERINVTKLREEAAILMSCKRSIKANHYLNQTDMFQLLEDLRLSTDPFTCPHGRPIIVFFSEYEMEKMFKRVM, encoded by the coding sequence ATGGCACGAATTCAATTAATGCCTGACCACTTAGCTAACAAAATCGCTGCTGGCGAAGTGGTGGAACGCCCGGCTTCTGTTGTCAAAGAATTAGTTGAAAACAGCATTGACGCCGGTAGTACATGGGTGAATATTGAGCTTTTAGAAGCCGGCCTGCAGCAGATTCGGATTACCGATAATGGGTATGGCATGGATCAAGAAGATACCGAAAAGGCCTTCCACCGTCATGCGACAAGTAAGATAAAGGATGAAAATGATCTATTCCATGTACGTACCCTAGGTTTTCGAGGAGAAGCACTGGCAAGTATAGCTGCCGTCAGCCGACTAACGGTTCAAACCTCAACAGGGGAAAAAGCTGGAACAAAAATTAAATTTGAAGGCGGCAAGGTCATTGAAGAATCGAAAAGTGACGCTAGGCAAGGTACAGATTTATTTGTCGAGGAACTTTTCTTCAATACACCCGCTCGTTTAAAATATATGAAAACGATCCATACAGAACTCGGCCATATCACAGATGTATTGAATCGCATGGCCCTAGCTCATCCTGATGTTAAATTTACATGCACCCATAATGATAAGGAATTATTTAGAACAAATGGACGAGGAGATCTACTGCAAGTTATTGCAAAAATATATGGTATGAATGTAGCAAAAAATATGGTGCCGATTGAAGCGGAGACGCTCGATTTTAAGGTAACTGGCTATATCGCTAAACCAGAAGTATACCGAGCATCGAGAAACTATATATCTACCATTATTAATGATCGGTATATTCGAAACATTGCCCTCAACAAGGCCATTCAGCAAGGGTACCACACATTGCTTCCAATCGGGAAAAGTCCAATTGTTGTCTTAAAAGTAGAAATGGATCCGATCTTGGTTGATGTGAATGTTCATCCCGCGAAACTAGAAGCCCGATTCTCTAAAGAGAAAGAACTTTACGAGATTGTTGAGACGACGATTCGCGAAACCTTCAGGAAACAGACATTGATTCCCAAAGTAGAACAAAAAAAGGAAAAAAATCCACCGATACCATCCAATGAACAAGGGAGTTTCGACCTTTACCAGGCACAGCCTGAGAACAGACCACCAGCGACTGCGACCTCTGCGAATCCGACAACTGAAGCCAGCTCGTTTGTTGATCAGCAGCATTCCGTTGTCAAAGAAATGCAAGCACAACCAGAGCCGCGGATGGAGGAATTAGAAACGGAAGCATCCTATGCTGAAGAAAAGCAGGAGGACAAAAAGCGTGTACCGACGATGTATCCAATCGGCCAGCTTCACGGAACATACATCTTAGCGCAAAATGAAGAGGGCATGTACATCGTAGATCAGCATGCAGCTCAAGAGCGCATCAAATATGAGTTTTTTCGGGATCAAATTGGTGAAGTCGTTCAAGAAGTACAAGAATTGCTCGTACCGCTGACGTTCGAATTCCAAAAACAGGAAGCCCTACGAATCGAAGAATACAAAGAAGAGTTGGAAAGGGTCGGCCTCTTTTTTGAAACATTCGGGGATAACAGTTACATTATCCGATCACATCCTCAATGGTTTCCTCAAGGTTTTGAAGAGGAGGTTATACAGGAAATGGTAGAACAATTGATGAGCGATGAGCGGATTAACGTGACGAAACTAAGAGAAGAAGCGGCGATCCTCATGTCATGTAAACGTTCCATTAAAGCGAATCATTACTTGAATCAAACCGACATGTTTCAACTGCTCGAAGACTTACGATTATCAACGGATCCTTTTACATGTCCGCATGGGAGACCAATCATTGTGTTTTTCTCTGAATACGAAATGGAAAAGATGTTTAAAAGAGTGATGTAA